In Spirochaeta lutea, a single genomic region encodes these proteins:
- a CDS encoding iron-containing alcohol dehydrogenase — protein sequence MNTFSFYNPTRILFGRGMEEHLGSQAAQYGTKVLVHFGSNRVKENGLFDRAAENLRNAGLEVFELGGVKPNPRLSLVEQGIELCRRNNIDCIIALGGGSVIDSAKAIALGVPAEHTVWEFYQGTAQPSAALPVGTMLTIPAAGSESSNASVITNEDGGLKRGFGHELIYPRFSILNPEWCFTLPAYQIGAGASDIMAHLMERYFTNAAPVELTDRLLEAAMKTLISVVPRVLAEPHNYDAWSELMLTGQMAHNNALDVGRTGDWASHDIEHELSGMYDVTHGAGLAVVFPAWMQHVLHHNLGRFVRWAVEVWGVEPDYFNPELTARRGIQAYKAFSRSIGMPVTLKELNIGAESLYKMAEKATDRGTRTLGNYVPLGAEDIYRIYTLALE from the coding sequence ATGAATACATTTTCTTTTTATAATCCAACCAGAATCCTCTTCGGTAGAGGAATGGAAGAACACCTGGGGAGCCAGGCCGCCCAGTACGGAACCAAGGTCCTGGTACATTTCGGAAGCAACCGGGTAAAAGAAAACGGGCTCTTTGACCGGGCCGCAGAAAATCTGCGCAACGCCGGTCTGGAGGTCTTTGAGCTCGGTGGGGTAAAACCGAATCCCCGGCTTTCCCTGGTGGAACAGGGCATAGAACTCTGCCGCCGGAACAATATCGACTGTATAATCGCCCTGGGGGGCGGCAGCGTCATTGATTCTGCCAAGGCCATTGCCCTGGGGGTTCCGGCGGAGCATACGGTTTGGGAATTTTACCAGGGAACCGCCCAACCCTCAGCGGCTCTGCCTGTGGGAACCATGCTCACCATCCCCGCGGCCGGCAGCGAATCCAGCAACGCCAGTGTTATTACTAATGAAGACGGCGGCCTGAAGCGCGGATTCGGCCATGAGCTGATCTATCCCCGGTTTTCCATCCTAAACCCCGAGTGGTGCTTTACCCTGCCGGCATACCAGATCGGGGCCGGGGCATCGGACATCATGGCCCACCTCATGGAGCGTTACTTCACCAACGCCGCTCCCGTGGAGCTGACCGACCGGCTGTTGGAAGCGGCCATGAAGACCCTTATCTCCGTGGTGCCCCGGGTGCTGGCCGAGCCTCACAACTACGATGCCTGGTCTGAACTGATGCTCACCGGCCAGATGGCCCATAATAACGCCCTGGATGTGGGCCGAACCGGAGACTGGGCCAGCCACGATATTGAACATGAGCTCTCGGGAATGTACGATGTCACCCACGGGGCCGGACTGGCTGTCGTCTTCCCCGCATGGATGCAGCACGTTCTCCACCATAATCTGGGACGGTTTGTCCGCTGGGCAGTGGAGGTATGGGGGGTGGAACCGGATTACTTCAATCCGGAACTCACCGCCCGCCGGGGTATCCAGGCCTACAAGGCCTTTTCCCGGTCCATCGGAATGCCCGTAACCCTGAAAGAATTGAACATCGGCGCTGAATCCCTGTATAAGATGGCGGAAAAAGCCACAGACCGCGGTACCCGAACCCTGGGAAACTACGTACCACTGGGCGCCGAGGATATCTATCGGATTTACACCCTGGCCTTGGAATAG
- a CDS encoding PTS mannitol transporter subunit IICB — MSNTASQAGTFRTNVQRFGRFLSGMIMPNIGAFIAWGLITALFIPTGWLPSEKLASLVGPMITYLLPLLIGYTGGKMIWGVRGGVVGAIATMGVVVGTSIPMFIGAMIMGPLGGWVIKMSDKAVEGKVPVGFEMLVDNFSAGILGMGVALLGFFVMQPILTVIIAVLQGGVDFIITAGILPFVSIFIEPGKVLFLNNAINHGILSPMGIQQVQETGKSILFLLETNPGPGLGILLAYWAFSRGNVKASAPGAIIIHFFGGIHEIYFPYILMRPILILAAIAGGASGVLTFMITGAGEVATPSPGSIFALLAVAPKGGMIPVLLGILVSAAVSFVVAMPFVKRYAAQDAEAGKLDDAKAAVKSMKHSGTITNIVFACDAGMGSSAMGANKLGKLLKAEGLDIKVEHCSVDEIPGSAQVVICHRDLADRVKRAGTKAQVVSVTNLVNAPEYADVVTLVKESHA, encoded by the coding sequence ATGTCAAATACAGCGTCGCAAGCCGGAACGTTCAGGACCAACGTTCAGCGCTTTGGCCGGTTCCTCAGCGGAATGATCATGCCCAACATCGGCGCATTCATCGCCTGGGGACTCATCACCGCCCTGTTCATTCCTACAGGATGGCTGCCCAGCGAGAAACTCGCCAGCCTGGTTGGACCCATGATCACCTATCTGCTGCCACTGCTCATCGGGTACACCGGCGGTAAGATGATCTGGGGTGTCCGAGGCGGTGTGGTAGGTGCTATCGCCACCATGGGAGTCGTCGTAGGAACCAGCATTCCGATGTTCATCGGAGCTATGATCATGGGTCCCCTGGGCGGCTGGGTCATCAAGATGTCCGACAAGGCTGTTGAGGGAAAGGTTCCGGTAGGCTTCGAAATGCTGGTGGACAACTTCTCGGCAGGCATCCTGGGCATGGGTGTGGCCCTCCTGGGATTCTTCGTGATGCAGCCCATCCTGACGGTAATTATCGCAGTCCTCCAGGGCGGCGTAGACTTCATCATTACCGCGGGAATCCTGCCCTTCGTCTCCATCTTCATTGAGCCGGGGAAGGTGCTCTTCCTGAATAACGCCATCAACCATGGAATTCTTTCGCCCATGGGGATTCAACAGGTTCAGGAAACAGGAAAATCCATTCTCTTCCTCCTGGAAACCAACCCTGGACCGGGATTGGGAATCCTTCTGGCGTACTGGGCATTCTCCAGGGGCAACGTAAAGGCTTCTGCCCCCGGCGCCATCATCATCCACTTCTTCGGCGGTATCCACGAGATCTATTTCCCCTACATCCTCATGCGGCCCATCCTGATTCTGGCTGCCATTGCCGGGGGTGCATCGGGCGTTCTGACCTTTATGATTACCGGAGCCGGCGAAGTAGCCACCCCCTCACCGGGAAGTATCTTCGCTCTGTTAGCCGTTGCGCCTAAGGGCGGCATGATCCCCGTACTCCTGGGAATCCTGGTATCAGCAGCCGTTTCCTTCGTGGTTGCCATGCCCTTCGTGAAGAGATACGCAGCTCAGGATGCCGAGGCCGGAAAATTGGATGATGCCAAGGCTGCTGTTAAGTCTATGAAGCATAGCGGAACGATCACCAACATCGTATTCGCCTGCGATGCCGGTATGGGTTCCAGTGCCATGGGAGCCAACAAGCTCGGTAAACTACTGAAGGCCGAAGGGCTGGACATCAAGGTAGAACACTGCTCGGTGGACGAAATTCCAGGCTCAGCCCAGGTAGTTATCTGCCACCGGGATCTTGCCGACCGGGTCAAGCGAGCCGGAACCAAGGCCCAGGTGGTGAGTGTTACCAACCTGGTCAATGCACCTGAGTATGCCGATGTGGTTACACTGGTAAAGGAAAGCCAC